From the genome of Deinococcus sp. JMULE3, one region includes:
- a CDS encoding Ig-like domain-containing protein: MKRSIPFALLALTGALLSACSPQATPDGTKPTISLSATPDSLIAPGTVTLTATASDNVGVARVAFFRGNTLLNVDSAAPYTYTDTLAIADKGTVSYRAVAVDAAGNSAEASKSVTVGVDTTAPSLTLAASAATVTTAQTVTFTATASDNVGVTKVEFYDNGTLISTDTTAPYEASSAYTAASNGTHTIMAKAYDAMGNVKETTTTVTVNIDVTAPTVSVSASTGTVIAAQTVTFTAAASDNVGVTKVEFYDNGTLIGTDTAAPFEASKAYAFADNGTHTITVKAYDAMGNMKDATTTVTVAIADAFEPNDSVAAASPLAIGGTANGAITAQGRDMDYFKFTAAAGDMLKLTVKSVSVDASSTLDPYVMILMPDGRTVLEKDDDSGAGLESEILFNAPEAGTYTVVVTSFDIHDNPTATDDKTTNTYQIALTRR, from the coding sequence ATGAAGCGATCCATTCCGTTCGCCCTGCTGGCCCTGACCGGCGCGCTCCTGAGCGCCTGCTCCCCGCAGGCCACGCCCGACGGCACCAAACCCACGATCAGCCTGAGCGCCACGCCCGACTCACTCATCGCTCCTGGCACCGTGACGCTCACGGCCACCGCCAGTGACAACGTCGGCGTCGCCCGCGTCGCCTTCTTCCGCGGGAACACCCTGCTGAACGTGGATAGCGCCGCTCCCTACACCTACACCGACACGCTGGCCATCGCCGACAAGGGCACGGTTTCCTACCGCGCCGTGGCAGTCGATGCCGCCGGGAACAGCGCCGAAGCCAGCAAGAGCGTGACCGTCGGAGTCGATACCACCGCCCCGAGCCTGACCCTGGCCGCCAGCGCCGCCACCGTCACGACCGCGCAGACCGTCACGTTCACGGCCACCGCCAGTGACAACGTGGGCGTCACGAAGGTCGAGTTCTACGACAACGGCACCCTGATCAGCACCGACACCACCGCCCCCTATGAGGCCAGTAGCGCCTACACGGCGGCCAGCAACGGTACACACACCATCATGGCCAAGGCCTACGACGCCATGGGGAACGTCAAGGAAACCACCACCACCGTCACGGTGAACATTGACGTCACGGCCCCCACCGTCAGCGTGAGCGCCAGCACGGGCACGGTCATCGCCGCGCAGACCGTCACCTTCACGGCCGCCGCCAGCGACAACGTGGGCGTCACCAAGGTCGAGTTCTACGACAACGGCACCCTGATCGGCACCGACACCGCCGCGCCCTTCGAGGCCAGCAAGGCGTACGCCTTCGCGGACAACGGCACGCACACCATCACCGTCAAGGCCTACGACGCGATGGGCAACATGAAGGACGCCACCACCACCGTCACGGTCGCCATCGCGGACGCCTTCGAACCCAACGACAGCGTCGCCGCCGCCTCGCCCCTCGCCATCGGCGGCACCGCCAACGGCGCAATCACCGCGCAGGGCCGCGACATGGACTACTTCAAGTTCACGGCCGCCGCCGGCGACATGCTGAAACTGACCGTCAAGAGCGTCAGCGTGGACGCCAGCAGCACCCTCGACCCCTACGTCATGATCCTGATGCCCGACGGCCGGACCGTGCTGGAGAAGGACGACGATAGCGGCGCCGGGCTGGAATCCGAGATCCTCTTCAACGCCCCCGAAGCCGGGACGTACACCGTCGTCGTGACCAGCTTCGACATTCACGACAACCCCACCGCCACCGACGACAAGACCACCAACACCTACCAGATCGCCCTGACCCGCCGCTGA
- a CDS encoding TatD family hydrolase, whose translation MIDSHTHLDYIDDPAGTRGELGLSAMVCIGASPEHARNAVALAEQFGDVYATVGLHPTDTDEDSPEARAQIEALLTHPRVVGIGESGLDDYWDDTKRAAQVSAFEWQLDLARRSGKVLVIHTRDKAGQDSAHRGVMDVLRAWPDVPVILHCFSGHAELLRFGLERGEHTYFGFAGNTTYKNAQEIQAAARDLPLTRMLLETDAPFLAPVPKRGKPNRPGYVRHTLEFIAALRGLSPEELEAATDANTRRAYGLPEA comes from the coding sequence ATGATCGATTCGCACACGCACCTCGACTACATCGACGATCCGGCGGGGACGCGCGGCGAGCTGGGCCTGAGTGCCATGGTCTGCATCGGCGCGAGCCCCGAGCACGCGCGGAACGCGGTGGCGCTGGCCGAGCAGTTCGGGGACGTGTACGCGACGGTGGGCCTGCACCCGACAGACACGGACGAGGACAGCCCGGAGGCCCGCGCGCAGATCGAGGCCCTGCTGACCCACCCGCGCGTGGTCGGGATCGGCGAGAGCGGCCTGGACGACTACTGGGACGACACGAAACGCGCCGCGCAGGTGTCGGCGTTCGAGTGGCAGCTGGACCTCGCGCGGCGCAGCGGGAAGGTGCTGGTCATTCACACGCGGGACAAGGCCGGGCAGGACAGCGCGCACCGGGGCGTGATGGACGTGCTGCGCGCGTGGCCGGACGTGCCGGTGATCCTCCACTGCTTCAGCGGTCACGCTGAGTTGCTGCGCTTCGGCCTGGAGCGGGGTGAGCACACGTACTTCGGCTTCGCGGGGAACACGACGTACAAGAACGCGCAGGAGATCCAGGCGGCGGCCCGGGACCTGCCCCTGACGCGGATGCTGCTGGAGACCGACGCGCCCTTCCTCGCGCCCGTGCCCAAACGCGGCAAACCCAACCGGCCCGGTTACGTGCGGCACACACTGGAGTTCATCGCGGCCCTGCGCGGCCTGAGTCCGGAGGAACTGGAGGCCGCGACCGACGCGAACACCCGCCGCGCCTACGGGCTGCCGGAGGCCTGA
- a CDS encoding PadR family transcriptional regulator, which yields MNAREQLRLLILAVLDRQPEHGYAIAQAINTRSEGLLRAREGTLYPALHALEAEGLIESSEHEVAGRTRREYRLTEKGRAALTRTRRDWQAQVGAVQAVLGGGS from the coding sequence ATGAACGCCCGCGAGCAACTCCGCCTGCTCATCCTGGCCGTCCTCGACCGCCAGCCGGAACACGGCTACGCCATCGCCCAGGCCATCAACACCCGCAGCGAAGGCCTGCTGCGCGCCCGCGAAGGCACCCTCTACCCCGCCCTGCACGCCCTCGAAGCTGAAGGGCTCATCGAGAGCAGCGAACACGAGGTCGCCGGCCGCACCCGCCGCGAATACCGCCTGACCGAGAAAGGCCGCGCCGCGCTGACCCGCACCCGCCGCGACTGGCAGGCCCAGGTCGGCGCCGTGCAGGCCGTGCTGGGAGGAGGGTCGTGA
- a CDS encoding nitroreductase: MTTLDAAFPPAALTVLDVIRARRTVDIGLLKPDAVPRAVVEAILEAGTWAPNHGRTEPWRFTVFTGAGRARLAEVFAQAYAAGSAPDRDSESALEAQRARAWRAPLWISLELHMPEKPKMPEWEEQAALACAAQNMWLAATAFGLVGKWVSGPVMVSPVAAQALGAPKLMGLLVLGYPAAELPSATRAPLADKVTWVE; the protein is encoded by the coding sequence ATGACGACGCTGGACGCTGCCTTTCCCCCCGCTGCCCTGACTGTGCTGGACGTGATCCGTGCGCGCCGCACCGTGGATATCGGTCTGCTGAAACCCGACGCGGTGCCGCGTGCGGTTGTGGAGGCCATTCTGGAGGCGGGGACCTGGGCGCCGAATCACGGGCGCACCGAGCCGTGGCGCTTCACGGTGTTCACGGGTGCGGGCCGCGCGAGGCTGGCCGAGGTGTTCGCGCAGGCGTACGCGGCGGGCAGCGCGCCGGACCGGGACAGCGAATCGGCGCTGGAGGCGCAGCGGGCGCGGGCGTGGCGGGCGCCACTGTGGATCAGCCTGGAACTGCACATGCCCGAGAAACCGAAGATGCCCGAGTGGGAGGAGCAGGCGGCGCTGGCCTGCGCCGCGCAGAACATGTGGCTGGCGGCGACGGCGTTCGGGCTGGTCGGGAAGTGGGTGAGTGGCCCGGTGATGGTCAGTCCGGTGGCGGCGCAGGCGCTGGGTGCGCCGAAGCTGATGGGCCTGCTGGTGCTGGGCTACCCGGCGGCCGAGCTGCCGTCCGCGACCCGCGCGCCGCTGGCGGACAAGGTCACCTGGGTGGAGTGA
- a CDS encoding S9 family peptidase, with amino-acid sequence MRALINLTLLALLAGAGYVAVTQPDAIPLRLPWDPPGSAAPPQAPTSDRDGPLQELSDTALKASVARNPVSIQALKAREYPGSPLTVRQTLAAGSNYTRQVVSYQSEGLRINALLTVPRGTPPQGGWPAIVFNHGYIPPAEYRTTERYVAYQDAFARAGFVTLKSDYRGHGSSEGEARGGYDDPGYTVDVLNAAASLRRDPRVNPDRLGLWGHSMGGQLSLKAMIVDPRLKAASLWAGVIASYDVLATDWNPPPGEKRTLDALNRRYLRLLSPNAYLRELNGRPIQLHHGTNDKDVPYSFQKNLADDLRNAGQGVEAYRYDGDNHNLSGNLRTALNRSVQFFRDNL; translated from the coding sequence ATGCGCGCCCTGATCAACCTCACGCTGCTGGCCCTGCTGGCGGGCGCCGGGTACGTCGCGGTCACGCAGCCTGACGCCATCCCACTGCGCCTGCCCTGGGACCCGCCCGGCAGCGCCGCGCCACCGCAGGCGCCCACCTCAGACAGGGACGGTCCCCTTCAGGAGTTGAGCGACACCGCGCTGAAGGCCTCCGTGGCCCGCAACCCAGTCAGCATCCAGGCGCTGAAGGCCCGCGAGTACCCCGGCAGCCCCCTGACCGTCCGGCAAACCCTGGCCGCCGGGAGCAACTACACCCGGCAGGTCGTCAGCTACCAGTCCGAGGGGCTGCGCATCAACGCGCTGCTGACCGTTCCGCGCGGCACGCCCCCGCAGGGAGGCTGGCCTGCCATCGTGTTCAACCACGGGTACATCCCGCCCGCCGAGTACCGCACCACTGAACGCTACGTCGCGTACCAGGACGCGTTTGCCCGCGCGGGCTTCGTCACCCTGAAAAGCGACTACCGCGGGCACGGCAGCAGCGAAGGCGAGGCGCGCGGCGGGTACGACGACCCCGGCTACACCGTGGACGTCCTGAACGCCGCCGCCAGCCTCCGGCGCGACCCGCGCGTGAACCCCGACCGCCTGGGCCTGTGGGGCCACTCCATGGGCGGCCAGCTGAGCCTGAAAGCCATGATCGTGGACCCCCGCCTGAAGGCCGCGTCCCTGTGGGCGGGCGTGATCGCCAGTTACGACGTCCTCGCCACCGACTGGAACCCACCCCCCGGCGAGAAACGCACACTGGACGCCCTGAACCGTCGCTACCTGCGCCTCCTGAGCCCCAACGCCTACCTGCGCGAACTCAACGGTCGGCCCATCCAGCTGCACCACGGCACCAACGACAAGGACGTGCCGTACTCGTTCCAGAAGAACCTCGCGGACGACCTGCGCAACGCCGGACAGGGCGTCGAGGCGTACCGCTACGACGGCGACAACCACAACCTCTCCGGGAACCTCCGCACGGCGCTGAACCGCAGCGTGCAGTTCTTCAGGGACAACCTGTAA